Within Cyanobacterium stanieri LEGE 03274, the genomic segment TATAATGGCACTGTTTTAGCTATTAGGAGAGGGCAAGAATTAATTAGGGAAAGATTGGGCAAAACACCCCTTAAATTTGGTGATTTATTATTAATTCAAGCCCCTAAAGAAAGTTTTATCGGTTTACAAACCACGAGGGAATTATTAGTTTTGGAGGAAAAGGATAGGGAAGGTTTGCGCACGGATAAGGCTAATATTGCGCTTACAATTATTATAGGGGTAATTGCGATCGCCGGGTTTAACTTAGCACCCATCCTCGTTACTAGCTTAACGGGGGTAGTATTAATGGTAATTACAGGTTGTCTCAAGCCGGGAGAAATCTATGGCGCGGTGCGCTGGGATATTATTTTCTTACTCGCAGGGTTGATTCCTTTGGGTATTGCCATGGATAATTCTGGCACTAATGAATGGTTAGCGGATAATCTATTAATTATCGGTGGTAATTTACCGGGCTATTGGATTTTAGTTTTATTTTATCTGGCTACTTGTTTATTAACGGAGGTATTATCCAATAATGCGGCGGTGGTGTTGATGATTCCCATTGCGGTGAAGGTTGCGGAAATTGTCGGTTTAAATCCCCTTGCTTTTATGTATGCGGTTACTTTTGCTGCTTCTAATAGTTATCTCGCGCCCATTGGTTATCAAACTAACACCATGGTTTATGCGCCAGGGGGTTACAAGTTTTTGGATTATACCCGTGTGGGTTTACCTTTAACTATTTGTTTTACTTTTTTAGTTCCCCTTTTAATCATTAAGTTGTATGGTATTAATTAGGGTTTGATAAGAAGTGTTATGGTGAGAGGTACTGGGAATCAGATATAAATAATCTAATGGATTTTATTGGAATACCCCAACTCATTTGACTCATTTTATCCCAAGAAAAGTCGTCAATTTCTGCACCATTTTGATATACGTAAGGGTTACCGATGGCGGGATATTTTCCTAATCCGTTAATACCTACTAATTCTCCCTGAATGTTTAAAATTGCCCCTCCACTCATACCATTATATATCTCGTTGGTATAACCAAATTGATAACCACCTTTGAGGGGTTGGGGTAAGATTAGTTTAATTTTTCCTAGGGTATGTTTGATGTCTGTGGATTGTATTCCTTTTTCGTCAAAGGGAAATCCACTAGCGATGATTGATTGATTTTGACTAATATTTTCATTTTGACTTAATGTAACTGGTTGATAGTTGGTAGTAGAGGTAAATTTTAGTAAGGCTAAGTCATCGACGATGGAGTTTTGATTATTTTGGGCAATAATTTGGGCTGGATAAGTATTTCCTTCGGGTGTTTTTATTTGATAAAGAATGGTGATGTCTTCTACGACATGGTTATTGGTAATGACATAATAGTTATTATTTTCTTTATTGATTAAGACTCCTGAACCGCCTGTGTTCATGTTATTGTTTCTAGGAGATATGGTGAAGGTTACTGACTGGGCTATTTTTTTTATTTCTTCTTGTTGTGATTGTTGGTATGTGTTTTGGGCAATTAGTCTCGATTGTAAGTATAGATAGCCTGTGAGGGAAATAAATATAATAGACAAAAGTAGTGAGTAGTTTTTTAGGTTTATTTTTTTGCTGTGAGTTTTCCTTGTCATGGGAAATCAAAGGTTTATCTTATGGTTTTTGGTGGTTGTTTTACTTCCTAAGGGTTTTGGTGATGGTGGCGTAATAATTTTGGAGATAATTTTTCAATTTAGTTTTTTATTGAGGGGTTTTATGAAAAATTTGATTGGTAAGTTTTACCATCACCTATCCTCTAATAAATTACATAGGGAATAGAAAATATTTAATAAATTAAATTAAAATTCATTGTTTGGGGAATATTTGTATATTAATTTTATCGATGTAGTCTCATGGGCGGATTTGGTGTTAGTTGATTAATAAAGATTTATGGAGGGGGGTAATGATTTATGTTAGCTTTATTTAGCAAAGGAGGATTAAGGTAAGTAATGGATAATTAATTTCTATTAGCTGATAAATTTATCCGTTTCTTAAGCTAGTCTTTATATACTTATTTTGATTAAAGTATTTTTTGAATGAAGTCTTAAGCACTGAAATGTTATTTCTGTTTATTCTTTATAATACTTTTAAAAGGGATAGGGGCGATCGTTTTTTGGTAAAATTATCTTTACAATCAATGTAAGTTAAGTAACTTTTTCTTACTATCCATTGACTCCCCATTGTTTTTATGTTGCTAAATTCTAATAATTCTTCGTTGCTTGATAAGGTTATTTATCGCATTAACGCTTCACCAGAGAAAAAGATAACTTTTGCTGAGTATATGGATATGTGTCTATATGATGAGCAGTATGGATATTATACGTCAAAGTCGATCGCCATTGGCCCTGAGGGAGACTTTTTTACTTCTTCTTCCATATCTTCTGATTTTGGAGAGTTATTGGCAATACAAATGGAGGAGTTTTGGCAGGTTTTGGGGCAACCTAAGTCTTTTAGAATAGTAGAAATGGGGGCAGGAGAAGGTATTTTAGCTAAAATTATTTTAGATTATCTACAAAGTAAGTTTCCTTCTTTTTATGAATGTATTCAATACTTAATTATTGAAAAGTCAACGGCTTTAAAAATCAAACAAAAAGAAACCGTTAACCCCACAAAGTATCCTATTATTTGGCAAGATTGGCAGGAAATTGACTCGGAGTCGATTATCGGTTGCTTTATTAGTAACGAGTTAATGGATGCTTTACCTGTCCATCGTATCATTAAAGATGAGGGGGAGTTAAAAGAAATTTATGTAACAGTGGAGGATGGTAATTTAAGAGAAATATACAATAATTTTTCTACGGATAAAATTGAAGAATATTTAATGATTAATCACGTTAATTTGAGGGAGGATAGCTATCCTCATAATTATCAAACAGAAGTAAATTTATTCTCCTTGGAGATTTTGGCAAAAATTGCTCAGAAATTAAAACGAGGTTATGTTTTAACGGTAGATTATGGTTATGATGCCCAAAAGTTTTATCATCCGCAAAGATATGAGGGAACTTTAAAATGTTATTATCAACATCGTCATCATCATAATCCTTATGTTAATCTTGGTATTCAAGATATTACTAGCCATGTTAATTTTACTGCCTTGGTAGAATCAGGATTAAATTTTGGTTTAGATAATTTAGGATTGACGCAACAGGCTTTATTTTTAATGGAATTAGGACTGGGCGATCGCCTTAATGACTTATCCAGTGGTAAAATATTATTATCAGAATTGTGGCAACGTCGAAATCAACTTCACGAATTAATTAACCCTCAAGGTTTGGGCGGTTTTTATGTGTTACTACAAGGGAAAAACTTAAGGGAAACGGAAAGAAAACAAACCCTCAAAGGTTTTACTAACTTCTAAGGTTTAAAGATACTATCCAAGGTATTTTCTTTATCTTTTTTTAATAAAAATTTTAGATAGAAATTAGTTATATTACAAGATTAAAAAATTATCTTAAAGTAATGATGATATAGATTAATTGAGCTATATTTAAGATTAGTTAATCTATTTTAGATTTGTTCAATATAGATTGAAACAACATTTAATTATATAAACCTTTATGGGATAAATCTTTTATGTATATCTCAACTTCCCATTAACTCTCCTTCAATGATTTATTATGGTTGCATTTAGTCAAGACTCTCAACATAGAATTACCATCGAATATGATAATCAACAAAAACTAATTATCTTAAACAATCAGGTATATTCTATTGGTCGTCATTCTAGCAATACTATCGTTATTCATCATCCAACGATTTCCCGTTATCATTGTACAATATTACCCGTCAAATATAAAGAAAATAGAGGTAAAAAAGTATTCTGGATTATTGACGGAGACTTAAAAGGCAATAGAA encodes:
- a CDS encoding S1 family peptidase — protein: MSIIFISLTGYLYLQSRLIAQNTYQQSQQEEIKKIAQSVTFTISPRNNNMNTGGSGVLINKENNNYYVITNNHVVEDITILYQIKTPEGNTYPAQIIAQNNQNSIVDDLALLKFTSTTNYQPVTLSQNENISQNQSIIASGFPFDEKGIQSTDIKHTLGKIKLILPQPLKGGYQFGYTNEIYNGMSGGAILNIQGELVGINGLGKYPAIGNPYVYQNGAEIDDFSWDKMSQMSWGIPIKSIRLFISDSQYLSP
- a CDS encoding class I SAM-dependent methyltransferase, which gives rise to MLLNSNNSSLLDKVIYRINASPEKKITFAEYMDMCLYDEQYGYYTSKSIAIGPEGDFFTSSSISSDFGELLAIQMEEFWQVLGQPKSFRIVEMGAGEGILAKIILDYLQSKFPSFYECIQYLIIEKSTALKIKQKETVNPTKYPIIWQDWQEIDSESIIGCFISNELMDALPVHRIIKDEGELKEIYVTVEDGNLREIYNNFSTDKIEEYLMINHVNLREDSYPHNYQTEVNLFSLEILAKIAQKLKRGYVLTVDYGYDAQKFYHPQRYEGTLKCYYQHRHHHNPYVNLGIQDITSHVNFTALVESGLNFGLDNLGLTQQALFLMELGLGDRLNDLSSGKILLSELWQRRNQLHELINPQGLGGFYVLLQGKNLRETERKQTLKGFTNF